A DNA window from Thiopseudomonas alkaliphila contains the following coding sequences:
- the mfd gene encoding transcription-repair coupling factor has product MPVLPLPNISSNAGRQQWGNLRGASRALAISEAAKAAQHLTLLLTDTSQNAQLLQEELSWFAPELPILHFPDWETLPYDVFSPHQDIISQRIASLYQLPKVKQGVLIVPINTALYRLAPTQFLLGSSLVLNTGQTLDAEQLRHQLTEAGYQCVDTVYEHGEYAIRGSIIDLFPMGSELPFRIDLFDDEVDTLRTFDPETQRSLEQVSNINLLPAREFPLDKEAIKAFRNRFRERFDVDFRRCPIYQDLSNGITPAGIEAYLPLFFEHTATLFDYLPDSTQVFSLPGVEQAANQFWQDARTRYEDRKGDIERPILPPNELFIPTEEYFAKLKNWPRIIVHQEAIEPGVGREVFDTLPLPELTIESRSAEPLAAVRQFIEQTSGRVLFTAETAGRREVLLELLARIKLKPTSVESWKDFLAHSDHVCIGLAPLVEELSLEALSIIPESSLLGQKFVQQRKQRKSSNATQNEHTIRNLTELREGAPVVHIDHGVGRYLGLTTLEIDNQATEFLLLEYADEAKLYVPVANLHLIARYSGSDDETAPLHRLGSEQWQKAKRKAAEQVRDVAAELLDIYARRAARKGFAFANPGADYATFSAAFPYQETPDQQAAIDAVRSDMLAGKPMDRLVCGDVGFGKTEVAMRAAFIAIQSGKQVAVLVPTTLLAQQHYNSFRDRFADWPVKVEVMSRFKTAKETQAAAALLAEGKVDILIGTHKLLQSDIKFNNLGLVIIDEEHRFGVRQKEQLKALRSEVDILTLTATPIPRTLNMAFAGMRDLSIIATPPARRLSVRTFVMPQQDAIVKEALLRELLRGGQVYYLHNDVKTIEKCAEDLAALVPEARIGIGHGQMRERELEQVMNDFYHKRFNVLVATTIIETGIDVPSANTIIIERADKFGLAQLHQLRGRVGRSHHQAYAYLLTPNEKKITEDAKKRLEAIANAQDLGAGFILATHDLEIRGAGELLGDGQSGEIQSVGFTLYMEMLERAVKAIQKGEQPNLNQPLDAGIEVNLRVSALIPDDYLPDVQTRLTLYKRLASAENHEQLKDLQVEMIDRFGLLPEPAKNLVRVTELKLLADKLGIIKIDAGPQGGKLEFSSKTPVDPMQLIKLIQTQPNRYKFEGSTVFKFQVPMNTDQERFNTLEALLESLLPK; this is encoded by the coding sequence GTGCCCGTATTACCCTTACCTAACATCTCTTCCAATGCCGGTCGTCAGCAGTGGGGTAACCTACGTGGCGCCAGCCGTGCTTTAGCTATTAGTGAGGCAGCCAAAGCTGCACAACACCTAACGTTATTGCTGACAGATACCAGCCAAAACGCACAGCTACTGCAAGAAGAACTCAGCTGGTTCGCCCCTGAATTACCGATTCTGCATTTTCCTGACTGGGAAACCCTGCCCTACGATGTATTTTCTCCGCACCAGGATATTATTTCGCAGCGTATTGCTAGCCTGTATCAATTGCCCAAGGTTAAACAAGGCGTATTAATTGTGCCGATTAATACCGCGCTCTATCGTTTAGCCCCTACTCAGTTTCTACTGGGTTCAAGCTTAGTATTAAACACCGGACAAACGCTCGATGCAGAGCAACTGCGCCATCAACTGACTGAAGCAGGTTACCAGTGCGTTGATACGGTATACGAGCACGGCGAGTATGCGATTCGCGGATCGATTATTGACTTATTTCCGATGGGCTCGGAGCTACCGTTTCGCATTGATTTATTTGATGATGAAGTCGACACCTTACGCACCTTTGACCCTGAAACGCAGCGCTCGCTAGAACAAGTCAGCAATATCAATCTGCTACCCGCTCGTGAGTTCCCGCTGGATAAGGAAGCAATTAAAGCCTTTCGTAATCGCTTTCGTGAACGCTTTGATGTGGATTTTAGGCGTTGTCCAATCTACCAAGACTTATCGAATGGCATTACACCTGCCGGCATTGAAGCCTATCTGCCGCTATTTTTTGAGCACACCGCAACCTTATTTGACTATCTACCCGATAGCACCCAGGTCTTTTCCCTGCCCGGTGTTGAGCAAGCCGCTAATCAATTCTGGCAAGATGCACGTACTCGCTACGAAGATCGTAAAGGCGATATTGAGCGCCCAATTCTGCCGCCAAACGAATTATTTATTCCAACGGAAGAGTACTTTGCCAAGCTTAAAAACTGGCCACGCATCATTGTGCATCAAGAAGCTATTGAGCCAGGTGTTGGCCGCGAAGTGTTTGACACCCTGCCGCTCCCTGAGCTCACCATCGAGTCCCGTAGTGCAGAGCCCTTAGCAGCAGTACGCCAGTTTATCGAGCAAACCTCAGGCCGAGTACTCTTTACCGCTGAAACCGCAGGTCGTCGCGAAGTTCTTTTAGAGTTGCTGGCACGCATTAAACTGAAACCAACTTCGGTTGAAAGCTGGAAAGATTTTCTCGCCCACAGCGATCATGTTTGCATAGGCTTGGCGCCATTGGTTGAAGAGCTGAGTCTTGAAGCCCTTAGCATCATTCCCGAAAGCAGCTTACTTGGACAAAAATTTGTCCAGCAGCGCAAGCAGCGAAAAAGCAGCAATGCGACACAAAATGAGCATACTATCCGCAATCTAACTGAGCTGCGTGAAGGTGCCCCCGTTGTTCATATTGATCACGGTGTGGGACGTTATTTAGGGCTAACCACCTTAGAAATTGACAATCAAGCCACTGAGTTTTTATTACTGGAATATGCCGATGAGGCTAAACTGTACGTACCTGTAGCTAACTTGCATTTAATCGCACGCTACAGCGGCAGTGATGATGAAACGGCCCCCTTACATCGCTTAGGTTCAGAGCAGTGGCAAAAAGCCAAGCGTAAAGCTGCCGAACAAGTACGCGATGTGGCAGCTGAGCTGTTAGATATTTACGCCAGACGCGCTGCTCGCAAAGGATTTGCCTTTGCCAACCCCGGCGCCGATTACGCCACCTTTAGTGCCGCCTTTCCTTACCAAGAGACACCCGACCAACAAGCAGCCATTGATGCCGTGCGCAGCGATATGTTGGCCGGTAAACCAATGGATCGCTTAGTGTGTGGTGATGTGGGCTTTGGTAAAACTGAAGTGGCTATGCGCGCGGCCTTTATTGCGATTCAAAGCGGTAAACAGGTGGCAGTCTTAGTGCCTACTACCCTGCTTGCCCAGCAACACTATAATAGCTTTCGCGACCGCTTTGCCGACTGGCCGGTAAAAGTTGAAGTGATGAGCCGTTTTAAAACTGCTAAAGAAACCCAAGCTGCCGCCGCACTACTCGCCGAAGGCAAGGTAGATATTTTAATTGGTACCCACAAACTGCTGCAAAGCGATATTAAGTTTAATAATTTAGGCTTAGTCATTATTGATGAAGAACACCGCTTTGGCGTGCGGCAAAAAGAACAACTGAAGGCACTGCGCAGTGAAGTGGACATTTTAACCCTAACGGCTACGCCGATTCCGCGCACCTTAAATATGGCTTTTGCTGGCATGCGTGATCTATCGATTATTGCTACGCCACCGGCTCGGCGCTTATCAGTGCGCACCTTTGTTATGCCGCAACAAGATGCCATTGTGAAAGAAGCCTTATTACGAGAGCTGCTACGTGGTGGCCAGGTTTACTACCTACATAATGATGTAAAAACCATCGAAAAATGCGCCGAAGATCTAGCGGCATTGGTACCTGAAGCCCGTATTGGTATTGGCCATGGGCAAATGCGTGAGCGTGAGCTTGAGCAAGTGATGAACGACTTTTATCACAAGCGTTTTAACGTATTAGTCGCCACCACCATTATTGAAACTGGAATTGATGTGCCGAGCGCCAACACCATTATTATCGAGCGTGCCGATAAGTTTGGCTTAGCACAACTACACCAGCTGCGTGGACGCGTTGGCCGCAGCCATCATCAGGCCTATGCGTACCTTCTGACGCCGAACGAGAAAAAAATTACCGAGGACGCCAAAAAACGGCTCGAAGCCATTGCCAACGCTCAAGACTTAGGCGCTGGCTTTATTCTAGCCACCCATGACTTAGAGATTCGTGGCGCTGGAGAGTTACTCGGGGATGGTCAAAGCGGTGAAATTCAGTCCGTCGGCTTTACTTTGTACATGGAAATGCTCGAGCGCGCGGTCAAAGCCATTCAAAAAGGTGAGCAACCTAACCTCAATCAGCCTTTAGATGCGGGAATTGAAGTGAACTTACGGGTCTCAGCGCTCATTCCTGATGACTATCTGCCCGATGTACAAACTCGTCTGACACTGTACAAACGTCTTGCCTCGGCAGAGAACCACGAACAACTCAAAGACTTACAGGTGGAGATGATTGATCGTTTTGGTTTGCTGCCAGAACCTGCCAAAAATTTAGTGCGAGTAACAGAATTAAAATTACTGGCCGATAAGCTGGGAATTATTAAAATTGATGCAGGCCCACAAGGCGGCAAATTAGAGTTTTCTAGCAAGACTCCGGTAGATCCAATGCAGCTGATCAAACTGATTCAAACTCAGCCCAACCGCTATAAGTTTGAAGGCAGTACAGTGTTTAAATTTCAAGTGCCAATGAATACCGACCAAGAGCGCTTCAATACCCTTGAAGCCTTGCTTGAAAGCTTACTTCCCAAGTAA
- a CDS encoding glyceraldehyde-3-phosphate dehydrogenase has protein sequence MTQQTDQCLNEWIDREAIAEAMIPLIGQLYRNNNVVTSIYGRGLINRSVISILKTHRFARHRIGEGAELTVRETYPILKAMSELALGSASVDIGKLAVKFKQEGQGRSIEEFVKAELAPVVDKQNENKHQGKDVVLYGFGRIGRLLARILIEKTGAGDGLRLRAIVVRKGAENDLEKRASLLRRDSVHGSFDGTIVIDEENNTITANGNLIQVIYSNDPASVDYTQYGIQDALLIDNTGIWRDEKGLSQHLQCPGIDRVVLTAPGKGELKNIVHGVNHAEISADDKIISAASCTTNAIVPVLKAINDKFGIENGHVETVHSFTNDQNLIDNFHKGSRRGRAATLNMVLTETGAATAAAKALPVLKGKLTGNAIRVPTPNVSMAILNLNLGKSTTREEMNEYLRQMAMHSELQKQIDYVCSQEVVSTDFVGSRHAGVVDAEATICNDNRLVLYVWYDNEYGYSCQVIRVAEDIAGVNPPAFPQ, from the coding sequence GTGACTCAGCAAACTGACCAGTGCCTTAATGAGTGGATTGATCGTGAAGCCATCGCCGAAGCAATGATCCCTTTAATCGGCCAGTTGTACCGTAATAATAATGTAGTTACATCTATTTATGGTCGCGGCCTAATCAATCGCTCGGTCATTTCAATTCTTAAAACTCACCGCTTTGCCCGTCACCGTATTGGTGAAGGCGCTGAGTTAACGGTACGTGAAACCTACCCCATTTTAAAAGCCATGAGTGAGTTGGCGCTGGGCAGTGCTTCAGTTGATATCGGTAAGTTAGCGGTTAAGTTTAAGCAGGAAGGTCAGGGCCGCTCGATTGAAGAGTTTGTCAAAGCTGAGCTAGCACCTGTAGTTGATAAGCAAAACGAAAACAAACACCAGGGCAAAGATGTTGTGCTGTATGGTTTTGGCCGTATTGGTCGTTTGTTAGCGCGTATCCTGATTGAGAAAACCGGTGCCGGTGATGGCTTACGTTTACGCGCGATCGTAGTGCGCAAGGGTGCTGAAAATGACCTAGAAAAGCGTGCCAGCTTATTGCGCCGTGACTCTGTGCATGGCTCATTTGATGGCACCATCGTCATTGATGAAGAAAATAACACCATTACCGCTAACGGTAACCTGATTCAGGTGATTTACTCCAATGACCCAGCGTCAGTGGATTACACCCAGTACGGCATTCAAGATGCATTACTCATTGATAACACCGGTATTTGGCGTGATGAGAAGGGCTTAAGCCAGCACTTACAGTGCCCAGGTATTGACCGTGTGGTTTTAACCGCGCCAGGTAAAGGTGAGTTGAAAAATATTGTACACGGTGTGAACCATGCTGAGATTAGCGCCGATGATAAAATCATCTCTGCTGCCTCGTGCACTACTAACGCGATTGTACCGGTGTTAAAAGCGATCAATGACAAGTTTGGCATTGAAAATGGTCACGTTGAAACTGTGCACTCGTTCACTAACGACCAAAACTTAATTGATAACTTCCATAAAGGCAGTCGTCGTGGTCGTGCTGCTACGTTAAACATGGTATTGACGGAAACTGGTGCGGCAACTGCAGCAGCTAAAGCCTTACCGGTATTAAAAGGTAAGCTGACCGGTAACGCGATTCGCGTTCCTACGCCTAACGTATCTATGGCGATTTTGAACCTGAACTTAGGTAAGAGCACTACTCGCGAAGAAATGAACGAGTACCTTCGTCAAATGGCGATGCATTCTGAGTTGCAAAAGCAAATTGACTATGTGTGCTCACAAGAAGTGGTATCAACTGATTTCGTAGGCTCACGCCATGCGGGTGTAGTTGATGCTGAAGCTACCATCTGTAATGACAATCGTTTAGTACTCTATGTGTGGTACGACAACGAGTACGGTTACAGCTGCCAGGTCATTCGTGTTGCTGAAGATATTGCAGGAGTAAACCCACCTGCATTTCCTCAGTAA